A window from Primulina huaijiensis isolate GDHJ02 chromosome 11, ASM1229523v2, whole genome shotgun sequence encodes these proteins:
- the LOC140988705 gene encoding uncharacterized protein → MMANLYVQAVPPTDLNRNTEWFTYPGVWTTYILILFFSWLVVLSVFGCSPGMAWTIVHLSHFVVTYHFFHWKKGTPFSDDQGIYNRLTWWEQIDNGKQLTRNRKFLTVVPVVLYLIASHTTDYQYPMIFFNTLAVSVLVVAKFPHMHKVRIFGINADQ, encoded by the exons ATGATGGCGAATTTATATGTGCAGGCGGTGCCGCCGACGGATCTGAATCGGAATACGGAGTGGTTTACGTACCCTGGCGTATGGACCACCTACATCCTCATATTATTCTTCTCATGGCTTGTCGTGCTCTCCGTTTTCGGATGTTCTCCGGGCATGGCGTGGACAATTGTTCATCTTTCCCATTTCGTC GTCACATATCACTTCTTTCACTGGAAGAAGGGAACTCCGTTTTCTGATGATCAGGGTATCTACAATAGATTGACTTGGTGGGAGCAAATTGATAATGGCAAGCAGCTGACCCGCAATAGGAAGTTTTTAACAGTTGTCCCTGTAGTATT GTACTTGATAGCTTCGCATACAACGGACTATCAGTATCCTATGATCTTCTTCAATACACTTGCAGTGTCCGTTCTAGTGGTTGCCAAGTTCCCACATATGCACAAAGTGCGTATCTTTGGAATCAATGCCGATCAATGA